A genomic region of Danio aesculapii chromosome 21, fDanAes4.1, whole genome shotgun sequence contains the following coding sequences:
- the LOC130214431 gene encoding F-box only protein 40-like isoform X2, producing MGRQKTQTSKLHRHCESCHSRRCKTPIEISVSCAIISCRLLCGAVFHLCKEEEHMFLCPNERVPCLNVEYGCPFTMCRSNLAKHLVVCPASVVSCSMEWNRWPVEESETPELYENILKENYTQEPLDLSMALRDQHHLFHSLKMKTLFPELIEKVAEEPLAVELEGAVGGVPFQNGVDEACASSSLEMEEGGLTQEEREELARNPNVVNLESYNIWEKMFSMELSGCKHTIKSLGQTPETSQGSEIKPQVNPRRLEVLQEEPETNINPTDVPQYNAYETDDEKFLIASSLFACDTRPKKKFIYKHLVPMKIKTVRTFKVPTSFKARQSRIRNPSHNKKVSVSLDTSDLGVEMDDMPKWDEVQATLLCSLEKELRGHLIAKSGSTDALIMDTGTQTYDFYTAPFKAEASLADITADRPLKLHVHIQAESATRRHNKSSSAFTYLCNHIFRRDEFPSHYRNTHADIQSCISGWFEQRCPLSYLGCTFIQRRFQPSSYDAKVFYDKELSTFCLRPEVSDTLYEGVQTVTVERKRARNTDALSRLPFEVLVHMAGFLDNFTLSQLALVSRLMREVCSSLLHDRGMVSLKWEKKVYSHGGWCWRAKKRVWQFSNLFSTVDSWRFDKVAPISEHLKVCPYYQKESKTEPVPLTGVQECLEKRANRNQSLVSMFIQNK from the exons ATG GGCAGACAAAAAACCCAAACGTCAAAGCTTCACCGACACTGTGAGAGCTGCCACAGCCGGCGCTGCAAGACACCAATTGAGATTTCAGTGTCATGTGCGATTATCAGCTGCCGTTTACTATGCGGTGCCGTTTTTCACCTGTGCAAAGAGGAAGAACACATGTTTTTGTGCCCCAATGAAAGGGTGCCTTGTCTCAATGTTGAATACGGCTGCCCGTTCACCATGTGCCGCTCCAACCTGGCCAAGCATTTGGTGGTGTGTCCCGCCAGCGTCGTCTCTTGCTCCATGGAGTGGAACCGATGGCCAGTAGAAGAGTCTGAAACTCCTGAGCTCTACGAGAACATTTTAAAGGAGAACTACACTCAGGAACCTCTGGATCTCTCCATGGCTTTGAGGGACCAGCATCACCTCTTTCATTCTCTCAAAATGAAGACTCTCTTTCCTGAACTTATCGAAAAGGTGGCTGAGGAGCCTTTGGCTGTGGAGCTGGAGGGGGCTGTAGGAGGGGTACCCTTCCAGAATGGAGTCGATGAAGCATGTGCATCTTCAAGCTTGGAAATGGAGGAAGGAGGACTGACTCAGGAGGAACGGGAGGAATTGGCGAGGAATCCCAACGTGGTGAATCTTGAAAGTTATAATATTTGGGAAAAGATGTTCAGCATGGAACTGAGTGGTTGCAAGCATACGATTAAATCTTTGGGGCAGACTCCCGAAACGTCTCAAGGTAGTGAGATAAAGCCTCAAGTCAATCCGAGAAGGTTGGAAGTCTTACAGGAAGAGCCAGAAACAAATATCAATCCTACCGACGTCCCTCAATACAACGCTTATGAAACGGATGACGAAAAATTCCTCATCGCCTCGTCCCTGTTTGCCTGTGACACGAGACCCAAGAAGAagttcatttataaacatttGGTGCCAATGAAGATTAAAACAGTCCGCACTTTCAAAGTCCCGACCAGTTTCAAAGCCAGACAAAGTCGCATTCGAAATCCCTCGCATAACAAAAAGGTGAGCGTAAGCCTGGACACATCCGATCTCGGAGTCGAAATGGATGACATGCCAAAATGGGATGAAGTTCAAGCAACTCTCTTGTGCTCTCTGGAGAAGGAATTACGAGGTCACCTCATAGCCAAATCAGGATCCACAGACGCCCTGATAATGGACACAGGAACTCAGACGTATGATTTCTACACAGCACCCTTCAAAGCAGAGGCGTCGCTGGCTGATATCACTGCTGACCGGCCGTTAAAACTTCACGTCCACATTCAGGCTGAAAGCGCCACCAGAAGACACAACAAATCCAGCTCTGCATTCACATACCTGTGCAACCACATCTTCAGACGGGACGAGTTTCCTTCGCACTACAGAAACACACATGCTGACATCCAGAGTTGCATCAGTGGATGGTTTGAACAGCGATGTCCTCTTTCTTACCTCGGCTGCACTTTTATTCAGAGGAGGTTTCAGCCCAGCTCTTATGACGCGAAGGTTTTCTACGACAAAGAGCTGAGCACGTTCTGCCTCCGACCAGAGGTTTCAGACACTCTGTATGAAGGTGTACAAACGGTGACTGTGGAAAGGAAGCGTGCACGTAATACGGATGCTCTGAGCAGGTTACCTTTTGAGGTTCTGGTTCACATGGCTGGGTTTCTGGACAACTTCACCTTGTCCCAGCTGGCTCTGGTGTCCCGTCTCATGAGGGAGGTTTGTAGCAGTCTTCTTCACGACAGAGGGATGGTCTCACTCAAGTGGGAGAAAAAGGTCTACTCTCATGGTGGATGGTGCTGGAGAGCCAAAAAGAGG GTTTGGCAGTTCAGTAACCTGTTCTCCACTGTGGACAGCTGGAGATTTGACAAAGTGGCTCCGATTTCTGAGCATCTAAAGGTTTGTCCATACTACCAGAAGGAGAGCAAGACAGAACCTGTGCCCTTAACTGGTGTTCAAGAGTGCCTTGAGAAGAGAGCAAACAGGAACCAGAGTCTAGTCTCCATGTTCATCCAAAATAAGTAG
- the c1qa gene encoding complement C1q subcomponent subunit A yields the protein MRKKKLHALTRSEGGQFSSHFAEMKQLQFFFSSFFFLSSILLPRIRERSVKFTTRHWIRMQPSAFFTFLCAVLLPFAFGQDECVMHGRNGADGPNGRHGLPGLKGEKGEPALQDKLSRITLEELKGDIGVRGPPGEPGEKGLMGAIGPWGPLGPAGPRGSSGGADRAKAIEKPAFSVLRNEASQAQYKQPVTFNVMLSNVNNDFQIETGYFTCKVPGVYYFVFHASSNGRLCLRLKSTSASPVSLSFCDFNSKSVSLVVSGGAVLTLSKSDKVWIEPFSETGGAGQMPKSLYAVFNGFLIYRNAE from the exons ATGAGGAAGAAGAAACTGCATGCGCTGACAAGATCAGAGGGCGGTCAATTTAGTTCACATTTTGCAGAAATGAAacaattgcagttttttttcagcagctttttttttctttcctcaaTTTTACTGCCCAGAATCAGAGAAAGAAGTGTAAAATTTACAACGAGACACTG GATTAGGATGCAGCCATCAGCTTTCTTTACCTTTCTTTGCGCCGTTCTGCTTCCCTTTGCTTTCGGTCAGGATGAATGTGTGATGCATGGAAGAAACGGCGCGGATGGACCAAATGGGAGACACGGCCTGCCAGGACTAAAAGGAGAGAAAGGAGAGCCAG CTTTGCAGGATAAGCTGAGCAGAATCACCCTTGAGGAGCTGAAAGGAGACATAGGGGTCCGCGGTCCTCCAGGAGAACCTGGTGAAAAGGGTTTAATGGGTGCTATTGGCCCATGGGGGCCGCTTGGTCCTGCGGGTCCAAGAGGATCCAGTGGAGGCGCTGATAGAGCCAAAGCTATTGAGAAACCTGCTTTCTCTGTACTGCGAAATGAAGCAAGCCAGGCTCAATATAAACAACCTGTCACCTTTAATGTTATGCTTAGCAATGTCAATAATGATTTCCAAATTGAAACTGGTTATTTTACTTGCAAGGTTCCAGGGGtgtattattttgtgtttcatgCATCATCTAATGGTCGATTATGTCTCAGACTTAAGAGTACAAGTGCGTCTCCAGTAAGCCTGAGTTTCTGCGACTTTAACTCAAAATCAGTCTCTCTTGTTGTGTCCGGTGGAGCCGTGCTTACATTATCAAAAAGTGATAAAGTCTGGATTGAGCCTTTCTCTGAGACTGGTGGTGCTGGACAAATGCCCAAAAGCTTGTATGCAGTGTTCAATGGGTTTTTAATCTATCGCAATGCAGAGTAG
- the LOC130214431 gene encoding F-box only protein 40-like isoform X3 → MSRYRKSGPRLHRHCETCYNRRCKASIEVSVSCMVINCRLLCGASFHLCKEDEHSLLCPNEKVPCINAHYGCPFTMCRSRLAKHLEVCPASIICCSMEWSRWPVQNPDAPLYPNLLKELHEQESLDLSMALRDQKHLCARLKMRNCFPELMEEREEEPTSVEEEYDEEAAAGRGAVPNGIHVNEHEGSVLLNGPSKSCEKAMNENEVLNGDIDKEKYNLFEKMFSKEKGGCKQAEALKTEEKKGRKTPSVTKPQDAFVEPKNEEANAPSVDVSKSGLAPWQDGVLERLGQEVKPREFNMYIVHHGRMLISFGQMDACTPRERDFVYGSLEPIPVQTLRSFKVPTSYKQKRIQLREFKARVMTEHKCVGTSDESTASEEDGWEMDEMFATLLCYAETEIRGHKISEMVPTDGLYVDIATQTYNFATAPFKYNASLTEVTADMDLKLHLELDTETATLRHNKFTSAFSFTCGHFFRRDEFASHFKNVHLDIQSCMSGWFEQRCPLAYLGCTFSQRRLQPATQRAKVFYNQDHSIFTLTPEVPACLQNNSPNISEKAHVKYEDSLSNLPFEVLHHIAAYLDSFTLSQLALVSRLFRDICATLLQERGMVAFKWRKKSYSHGGARWKPTIPGRDICPLKLQ, encoded by the exons ATG AGCCGCTATAGGAAATCGGGTCCAAGGCTGCACAGGCATTGTGAGACCTGTTATAATCGCCGCTGCAAAGCCTCCATAGAGGTCTCTGTGTCCTGCATGGTCATCAACTGCCGCTTGCTCTGTGGAGCCTCTTTTCATTTATGTAAAGAGGATGAACACTCTCTGCTATGTCCTAATGAGAAGGTACCCTGCATTAATGCTCACTATGGCTGCCCTTTCACCATGTGTCGCTCTcgtctggccaaacatcttgagGTTTGCCCTGCGAGCATCATCTGCTGCTCGATGGAATGGAGCCGCTGGCCCGTCCAGAACCCAGATGCTCCTTTGTACCCAAACCTTCTGAAAGAGCTCCATGAGCAGGAGTCACTAGACCTTTCCATGGCACTGAGAGATCAGAAACATCTATGTGCAAGGTTGAAAATGAGGAACTGCTTTCCAGAGTTAATGGAGGAACGAGAAGAGGAACCAACCTCAGTGGAGGAGGAGTACGATGAAGAGGCAGCAGCAGGAAGAGGTGCTGTGCCTAATGGGATTCACGTCAATGAACATGAGGGGTCAGTTTTATTAAATGGACCATCTAAATCTTGTGAGAAAGCTATGAATGAAAATGAGGTCCTCAATGGCGACATTGACAAGGAGAAATACAATCTATTTGAGAAGATGTTCTCCAAGGAAAAGGGAGGTTGCAAGCAGGCAGAAGCattaaaaacagaagaaaagaaaggaagaaagactCCTTCTGTCACAAAACCACAAGACGCTTTTGTAGAACCTAAGAATGAGGAAGCCAATGCACCCAGTGTGGATGTCTCCAAATCTGGACTGGCACCTTGGCAAGATGGTGTCCTGGAGAGACTCGGGCAGGAGGTGAAGCCAAGAGAATTCAACATGTACATAGTGCATCATGGACGCATGCTGATCTCCTTTGGCCAGATGGATGCTTGCACACCTAGAGAGAGAGATTTTGTTTATGGGAGCTTGGAGCCAATACCAGTCCAGACTCTACGCTCCTTCAAGGTTCCCACTAGTTACAAACAAAAACGCATTCAACTTAGAGAATTCAAAGCGAGAGTAATGACCGAGCACAAGTGTGTTGGCACATCGGATGAGTCAACTGCATCTGAGGAAGATGGGTGGGAGATGGATGAGATGTTTGCAACCCTACTCTGTTATGCAGAGACTGAGATTAGGGGTCATAAAATAAGTGAAATGGTGCCAACAGATGGGCTTTATGTTGATATTGCAACGCAGACGTATAACTTTGCAACAGCTCCCTTTAAATACAACGCATCTCTGACTGAAGTAACAGCAGACATGGATTTGAAACTTCACCTTGAACTTGATACAGAAACGGCTACCCTCAGGCACAACAAATTCACCTCAGCTTTCTCGTTCACGTGTGGCCATTTCTTCCGGCGAGATGAGTTTGCCTCACACTTTAAGAATGTGCACTTGGATATTCAGTCTTGTATGAGTGGTTGGTTTGAGCAGAGATGCCCTCTGGCCTACCTCGGTTGCACCTTCAGCCAAAGAAGATTACAACCTGCCACGCAAAGGGCCAAAGTCTTTTATAACCAGGACCACAGTATCTTTACCCTCACACCTGAGGTTCCTGCGTGTCTCCAGAACAATTCACCAAACATTTCAGAAAAGGCACATGTCAAATATGAAGACTCTCTCAGTAACCTTCCCTTTGAGGTGCTTCACCACATCGCTGCTTACCTAGACAGTTTCACCTTGTCCCAGCTAGCTCTGGTCTCACGATTGTTCAGGGATATATGTGCCACGCTTCTGCAGGAGAGAGGAATGGTGGCTTTTAAGTGGCGTAAGAAGTCATACTCTCACGGAGGAGCCCGATGGAAACCTACCATA CCAGGCAGAGATATTTGCCCACTCAAACTTCAGTGA
- the LOC130214431 gene encoding F-box only protein 40-like isoform X1, with the protein MSRYRKSGPRLHRHCETCYNRRCKASIEVSVSCMVINCRLLCGASFHLCKEDEHSLLCPNEKVPCINAHYGCPFTMCRSRLAKHLEVCPASIICCSMEWSRWPVQNPDAPLYPNLLKELHEQESLDLSMALRDQKHLCARLKMRNCFPELMEEREEEPTSVEEEYDEEAAAGRGAVPNGIHVNEHEGSVLLNGPSKSCEKAMNENEVLNGDIDKEKYNLFEKMFSKEKGGCKQAEALKTEEKKGRKTPSVTKPQDAFVEPKNEEANAPSVDVSKSGLAPWQDGVLERLGQEVKPREFNMYIVHHGRMLISFGQMDACTPRERDFVYGSLEPIPVQTLRSFKVPTSYKQKRIQLREFKARVMTEHKCVGTSDESTASEEDGWEMDEMFATLLCYAETEIRGHKISEMVPTDGLYVDIATQTYNFATAPFKYNASLTEVTADMDLKLHLELDTETATLRHNKFTSAFSFTCGHFFRRDEFASHFKNVHLDIQSCMSGWFEQRCPLAYLGCTFSQRRLQPATQRAKVFYNQDHSIFTLTPEVPACLQNNSPNISEKAHVKYEDSLSNLPFEVLHHIAAYLDSFTLSQLALVSRLFRDICATLLQERGMVAFKWRKKSYSHGGARWKPTIVWEFSTLFSKVENWCIGDTPSMAEHLQNCPFYQTELKTEPFALTNMSDIKEKGRNNLVSLFMGHK; encoded by the exons ATG AGCCGCTATAGGAAATCGGGTCCAAGGCTGCACAGGCATTGTGAGACCTGTTATAATCGCCGCTGCAAAGCCTCCATAGAGGTCTCTGTGTCCTGCATGGTCATCAACTGCCGCTTGCTCTGTGGAGCCTCTTTTCATTTATGTAAAGAGGATGAACACTCTCTGCTATGTCCTAATGAGAAGGTACCCTGCATTAATGCTCACTATGGCTGCCCTTTCACCATGTGTCGCTCTcgtctggccaaacatcttgagGTTTGCCCTGCGAGCATCATCTGCTGCTCGATGGAATGGAGCCGCTGGCCCGTCCAGAACCCAGATGCTCCTTTGTACCCAAACCTTCTGAAAGAGCTCCATGAGCAGGAGTCACTAGACCTTTCCATGGCACTGAGAGATCAGAAACATCTATGTGCAAGGTTGAAAATGAGGAACTGCTTTCCAGAGTTAATGGAGGAACGAGAAGAGGAACCAACCTCAGTGGAGGAGGAGTACGATGAAGAGGCAGCAGCAGGAAGAGGTGCTGTGCCTAATGGGATTCACGTCAATGAACATGAGGGGTCAGTTTTATTAAATGGACCATCTAAATCTTGTGAGAAAGCTATGAATGAAAATGAGGTCCTCAATGGCGACATTGACAAGGAGAAATACAATCTATTTGAGAAGATGTTCTCCAAGGAAAAGGGAGGTTGCAAGCAGGCAGAAGCattaaaaacagaagaaaagaaaggaagaaagactCCTTCTGTCACAAAACCACAAGACGCTTTTGTAGAACCTAAGAATGAGGAAGCCAATGCACCCAGTGTGGATGTCTCCAAATCTGGACTGGCACCTTGGCAAGATGGTGTCCTGGAGAGACTCGGGCAGGAGGTGAAGCCAAGAGAATTCAACATGTACATAGTGCATCATGGACGCATGCTGATCTCCTTTGGCCAGATGGATGCTTGCACACCTAGAGAGAGAGATTTTGTTTATGGGAGCTTGGAGCCAATACCAGTCCAGACTCTACGCTCCTTCAAGGTTCCCACTAGTTACAAACAAAAACGCATTCAACTTAGAGAATTCAAAGCGAGAGTAATGACCGAGCACAAGTGTGTTGGCACATCGGATGAGTCAACTGCATCTGAGGAAGATGGGTGGGAGATGGATGAGATGTTTGCAACCCTACTCTGTTATGCAGAGACTGAGATTAGGGGTCATAAAATAAGTGAAATGGTGCCAACAGATGGGCTTTATGTTGATATTGCAACGCAGACGTATAACTTTGCAACAGCTCCCTTTAAATACAACGCATCTCTGACTGAAGTAACAGCAGACATGGATTTGAAACTTCACCTTGAACTTGATACAGAAACGGCTACCCTCAGGCACAACAAATTCACCTCAGCTTTCTCGTTCACGTGTGGCCATTTCTTCCGGCGAGATGAGTTTGCCTCACACTTTAAGAATGTGCACTTGGATATTCAGTCTTGTATGAGTGGTTGGTTTGAGCAGAGATGCCCTCTGGCCTACCTCGGTTGCACCTTCAGCCAAAGAAGATTACAACCTGCCACGCAAAGGGCCAAAGTCTTTTATAACCAGGACCACAGTATCTTTACCCTCACACCTGAGGTTCCTGCGTGTCTCCAGAACAATTCACCAAACATTTCAGAAAAGGCACATGTCAAATATGAAGACTCTCTCAGTAACCTTCCCTTTGAGGTGCTTCACCACATCGCTGCTTACCTAGACAGTTTCACCTTGTCCCAGCTAGCTCTGGTCTCACGATTGTTCAGGGATATATGTGCCACGCTTCTGCAGGAGAGAGGAATGGTGGCTTTTAAGTGGCGTAAGAAGTCATACTCTCACGGAGGAGCCCGATGGAAACCTACCATA GTCTGGGAGTTCAGTACTCTTTTTAGTAAAGTGGAGAACTGGTGCATTGGCGATACACCATCAATGGCTGAGCATCTTCAAAACTGTCCGTTCtaccaaactgaactgaaaactgAGCCATTCGCCCTGACCAATATGTCTGATATCAAAGAAAAGGGGAGAAACAATTTGGTTTCTTTGTTTATGGGACACAAATAA